The following coding sequences lie in one Trypanosoma brucei gambiense DAL972 chromosome 7, complete sequence genomic window:
- a CDS encoding spliced leader RNA PSE-promoter transcription factor, putative — MRSSANFFLANSSSGGLSKYRPRFRPRRLVLPVNPSDVHSISRADNPMYAKYQEGIRLRRRAERRGVIALSLVPSERSVGDAFRIMVEVCEKEGFFESKSSTPNYLRKVRELIKRAETELGTGERVENTSANPSFYDIGLSEARDLSRNADKSRHAEGNIETREIDSLWSLLNATPLDSPVHGILALRGKALLESIIANTVQQQYPRLRSKHLQEIIHECCSLLACGRAAFRLGFADVCGINGEINMWRELNVLTERFNTARHKAAAHLQRVEKGVTQQRRWYWRGVLRSSSKRLKQFPVRQGDLLPRMEWIRESVYAFVAFVDLAEKSGDNVRVVPLIENLFCGQISSFVSTNQTLKKAHRMVDMLSKARIECDTTTEKEKIQQLESLSTDIENELAALEQFTDDELGVMSRVVHPLNARSDNRKEQFSSSGGAHAVQSLRDDIFDDYRVTRHNKEAPPMVINCMRPQNALKEAQIILRYDPNVSETLSSSPIDVDQVIRRVTEVHETNSYATLYNFQQFRQVEYTVCRLYAGKRCIGQGKGETLMESVNEAAQHTLLNYYLKDVSNANSREKEEDAVTEAFSATPPELTEVRVKEATEEEVIF, encoded by the coding sequence ATGAGAAGTAGtgctaatttttttttagcgaATAGTAGTAGCGGCGGACTTTCGAAATATCGCCCCCGATTTCGGCCGAGAAGACTTGTGTTGCCGGTAAATCCTTCTGATGTGCATAGCATTAGTCGAGCGGATAATCCCATGTACGCGAAATATCAAGAGGGTATTCGATTGAGAAGGAGGGCGGAGCGCCGCGGTGTAATTGCACTTTCTCTCGTTCCGTCTGAACGCAGCGTGGGTGATGCTTTTCGGATTATGGTTGAGGTgtgtgaaaaggaggggtTCTTCGAGTCAAAGTCGTCCACACCAAATTATCTCCGTAAAGTACGTGAATTAATCAAGCGCGCTGAGACGGAATTAGGGACCGGGGAAAGAGTCGAAAATACGTCCGCGAACCCATCTTTTTACGACATTGGCTTGTCAGAAGCGAGAGATTTATCAAGAAACGCAGATAAATCGCGTCATGCTGAGGGCAATATCGAAACGAGGGAGATAGACTCACTGTGGAGTCTACTAAATGCTACCCCACTTGATTCCCCCGTTCATGGGATTTTGGCCTTGAGGGGAAAGGCCCTCCTTGAAAGTATAATTGCTAACACCgtacaacaacaatatccACGGCTGCGGTCAAAGCACTTGCAGGAAATCATACATGAGTGTTGTAGTCTTTTGGCATGTGGTAGAGCCGCGTTCCGTCTGGGATTCGCTGACGTTTGTGGAATTAATGGGGAGATAAACATGTGGCGTGAACTCAATGTCCTCACTGAGAGGTTCAATACCGCACGACATAAGGCTGCTGCTCACCTCCAACGTGTGGAGAAAGGAGTGACACAACAAAGACGATGGTATTGGAGGGGCGTTCTCAGGTCTTCATCTAAGCGATTGAAACAGTTCCCTGTACGTCAAGGTGATTTACTCCCCCGAATGGAGTGGATAAGGGAGTCTGTGTACGCATTCGTTGCCTTTGTGGATCTGGCAGAAAAATCAGGTGACAATGTCCGTGTAGTGCCACTGATTGAAAATCTGTTCTGTGGTCAAATATCCTCGTTTGTAAGCACCAACCAGACACTTAAGAAGGCGCATAGGATGGTTGATATGCTGTCAAAAGCAAGAATTGAATGTGATACCACaacggaaaaagagaaaatacaACAATTAGAGTCTCTTTCTACTGACATTGAAAATGAGCTTGCCGCCCTCGAACAATTCACTGATGACGAGTTAGGAGTTATGAGCCGTGTCGTTCATCCGCTTAATGCTCGGAGCGACAACCGGAAAGAGCAGTTTTCGTCCAGTGGTGGTGCCCATGCGGTGCAAAGTCTTAGGGATGACATCTTCGACGATTACCGGGTAACTCGTCACAACAAAGAGGCGCCCCCTATGGTGATCAACTGTATGCGCCCACAAAATGCTCTGAAAGAGGCTCAAATCATTCTCCGCTACGATCCGAATGTGTCAGAAACATTGTCGTCATCTCCTATAGATGTCGACCAGGTGATCCGAAGGGTCACTGAGGTACACGAAACCAATTCTTACGCTACGCTTTACAATTTCCAGCAGTTTAGGCAGGTTGAATATACGGTTTGCCGGCTTTACGCAGGAAAGCGTTGTATTGGCCAAGGAAAAGGCGAAACCCTGATGGAATCAGTAAACGAAGCGGCCCAGCACACACTTCTTAATTATTATCTTAAAGACGTGAGCAATGCGAACTCccgtgaaaaagaagaggacgCTGTCACCGAGGCCTTCAGTGCCACTCCACCTGAGTTGACGGAGGTCCGCGTCAAAGAGGCTACGGAGGAAGAAGTTATTTTTTGA